Proteins from a single region of Pungitius pungitius chromosome 4, fPunPun2.1, whole genome shotgun sequence:
- the abhd17c gene encoding alpha/beta hydrolase domain-containing protein 17C, translated as MPEPGPRMNGFSLGELCWLFCCPPCPSRIAAKLAFLPPEPTYSMHTDANGVTSLHLSERADWQYSQRELDAVEVFSTRSSRGNQVGCMFVRCAPNSRYTLLFSHGNAVDLGQMCSFYIGLGSRINCNVFSYDYSGYGASTGKPSEKNLYADIEAAWQVLRNKYGVTPENTILYGQSIGTVPTIDLAARHECAAVILHSPLMSGLRVAFPDTRKTYCFDAFPSIDKVSKVASPVLVIHGTEDEVIDFSHGLAMYERCPRAVEPLWVEGAGHNDIELYAQYLERLKQFISFELPSS; from the exons ATGCCCGAACCAGGCCCCAGGATGAATGGCTTTTCTCTTGGTGAACTGTGCTGGCTCTTCTGCTGTCCGCCCTGCCCCAGTCGCATCGCGGCCAAGCTAGCTTTCCTCCCACCGGAGCCCACGTACTCCATGCACACTGATGCTAATGGGGTAACTAGCTTACATTTAAGTGAACGGGCGGACTGGCAGTACTCTCAACGAGAGCTCGATGCAGTGGAAGTGTTCAGCACAAGGAGCAGCCGGGGTAACCAGGTCGGCTGTATGTTTGTGCGTTGCGCCCCGAACAGTCGCTACACGCTGCTGTTCTCCCACGGTAACGCCGTGGACCTGGGCCAGATGTGCAGCTTTTACATCGGCCTGGGCTCCAGGATCAACTGCAACGTGTTTTCCTACGACTACTCGGGCTACGGAGCCAGCACCGGCAAGCCGTCCGAGAAGAACCTGTATGCGGACATCGAGGCGGCCTGGCAGGTCCTGAGGAACAA gtacgGCGTCACACCTGAGAACACCATCCTTTATGGTCAGAGCATCGGCACCGTGCCCACCATCGACCTGGCTGCTCGCCACGAATGTGCTGCTGTCATCCTCCACTCACCACTCATGTCCGGCCTTCGAGTGGCCTTCCCTGACACGCGCAAGACTTACTGCTTTGATGCCTTCCCCAG CATTGACAAGGTTTCCAAGGTGGCGTCCCCTGTACTGGTGATCCACGGTACGGAAGACGAGGTGATCGACTTCTCTCACGGCCTGGCCATGTACGAGCGATGCCCCCGCGCCGTTGAGCCACTGTGGGTGGAGGGAGCAGGCCACAACGACATTGAGCTTTACGCCCAGTACCTGGAGAGACTGAAGCAGTTCATCTCCTTTGAGCTCCCCAGCTCCTGA